The genomic DNA GCACCATTTGGAGGATTGATTAATACCCAGAGCAAAGATGTTGTGATTGCAAGCAGCCCTGCCCAGACATAGATGATCGTAGGTATCCTTCCTCTCCTTCCCATCAAGCCTTTCATAAATGGGTACATGTGAACCAGCACCCAAAAACTAAAGAATAGTCCTCCGAGTAGCCTATTCCATTGCGGTATCACTGCGTATAAGGTCCTTGAGATTCCAATCACGACTGCAACAATGTTGACAATTATGATTGTGAGAGGCATTAGGAAGAGACTTGTCCATTTGACAACGTAAAGGTCTGCATAAATGTCTTCTTCGTCCTCAGCAGTAGACTTGGTGGTTAAGGTGAAGCTAATTTCGATCCCAGCTACGACTTTGAGGAGACCCTGGATGACAGCTACAAGGTGAGCACTGGTTCCACCGATGACCCAAAACTGCTCGTTACGCCACCATTCCTCAAGACCGATGCCAGACCATCTGACTTCAAGTAGGGAGAGGAGACAGAGACAGACAGTGATGGTAAGGAGGTAGGAAAGGAAGGCGACATTTAGGCCTGCAACTATGAATTGACCTGTGAAGAGGCAGAGTGCTGGGAGGAAACAGTAAACAACCAGAAAGATTGAGGTGAAGGGATAAATGCCGACATTGAGGTATGCAATACGCTGTAGAAACTTGAGGCGTCGGCATGCAAGAAATGCATTGTTCCTAGAGTAGAAGATTTCCACAGAACCAGTGGCCCATCGGAGTACCTGATGCAATCTGTCCGTAAGGTTGATAGGTGCTGTGCCACGGAATGCATCACGCTTTGTGAGACAATACACTGACCGCCATCCACGATTATGCATTCTGTAACCTGTCACAACATCCTCTGTCACAGATCCGTAGATCCAACCTATCCTGTCTCCCCATTCGGTGTTGTCCTCATACCTGTGTGTGCAAGCGCGTATGCATTCACACGCCCGCAAACACCAATGAATTAGTAAATCTATTGACTGAATTGCGGTGTTGACTCATGCTGTCTAAAAATGTGCTTCTTTTAGCATGATTTTTTAATGTTACTTACCAGCAGGAAATGACAGCAACTGCTTCGGCAACAGTGGGAGCATCGAGTGGCTGACGTGGTTCAAGCAGCGCGCCAGGAGGGCGGCCATTCTTAACAGAGATGTGATCCGCAAGAGGACGTCCTTGAAACTCAGTGACAGCTATGGAATCTGTGAACATTTGTGAATTTCCGAACTTCTTTGGAAGGCCTAAGTCAGGGTGATCTGCTAGAGGTTGTTTTTCTGAGCCCGCTTGGTCTGGATCAGACAGTAACTGTTCCTCCATCTCATGGTAATTTGGAGCTCGGGCCTTGATCGTCCCAAACATTCCTAAATACTCATTTGCCCTCGGCGGGTGGAACCCGTACAGTGCAAAACGCCTGAACATGCACCCAGTTCCAACGTACACTGGGCCTTGGAGACCGTCCAGGGCTCTCATATTTCCTGTGTATTGTTTTACAATTAAATCGAAGAACTTTCATCACTTTCAGTTTCACATTAGCTATCAAATTCAATTAATTACTCAAAGCGCCCTGATCAAACATTcgtatatgtgtgtgtacatatatatatatatatatagattaccATCAAAGAAGACCGTATTATGATTTGCATAACGGTCAGATGGGTCGATCCCTTCAAATCTCTGAGGAAACTGTATGTAGCAAATCCGGTCTCCACCACGGTCCATCATGAAGCACATTCCCTCCCTTATAGCTAGAGAGTTATAGATATAATGGTCACAATCCAAATTAAGCATGAATGGACCGTTCGACAATATTGCTGATGCTCGGACCATGGCATTCATGGCTCCTGCCTTCTTGTTGTGGTCGTATCCAGGTCGCTTCTCTCGTGACACATAAACAAACATTGGGATTCGAATGTCCACCCCTGTGAAGTCTAATTTTTTCTCATCCGGAAAACCCATTACAGGATCCATGTCTGGGACCTTACTCATTACCTGTATATATGTTTAGGATTAAAGTTTTGAACGCACTCAAATATGAAACAGATAGAAAAAAAACGTCTTACAACATTTGAGATTCAAACTTTTCGGACTTGCTTTTGTGCCTCTAGCATTACTCCTTACGACACCACCAAAATATTATTAGCTAGttaatatgtatatacatatcaATCACCTGTAATATCCCAGCATGGTCTCCCTTTTTATGATCAGCGCAAGGTTCGAGCCACGTCCCCGGCCAGTGTGTTCCGTCAGCCATCCACGTTGCCTTTGTGACATTCGTTGCCTCCTCTTCCACTGGCTCTGCTCCACCTCCACCAGTGCTTCTCTCCTTGGTAAGCTTCCTTTCCTTCATGTTCTCTCTGGAGTTATACATTTCACTTCGTTTGCGGATTACATCAGGAAGACCATTGATCCTAACCTTAAATTCATCATATTCTCTCTTGATCCATCTCCGATCCTTGACAAAATCAGGCCGCTTCTTGTTCTTGGTAGGGTCAACTTTGCTGCTAAAGTAACTGTCTGGATTCCTAGGCTCAATATCGTGTTTTCGGCAAAAGGGGACCCAAACCTGCAGTGCACATGTATATATTCAGACGATGTATAGGTACGTGTATAATTCTTCTagatctgaattttttttatgttacaGATCACAGATTCCCTATAAAGAAAAATTTCCTATAAAGACAGATTTCCTCTCTTCCCGAATGCTTTCCTTAGCTAATACTGATTGATTCACCGCATCTTCTCCATTAGGAGATCTAACCAAGCACTCGAAATGCGACATTGACTAAAGAAGGTAGACAAAAAGGCAAACTAGAGAAAAAGCCAAGCTGACTGAATTGAATCTTTCAGTGGAATTGGGGCAAGTTCATTATAAGTAAGCCAGTTACTtctttgacccaaaaaaataaaaaaataaaaaaaaaaaaaaaaacaattacctCAGCAAAGTTAACAGCCTCAGCCATGGCCTCAAAGGTGAGAATGGCACCACCATCATCTGAAATGTAAGCCGAAAGCTTTTCCACAGGATATTGGGCGGCAAAGATAGAGAGGAGGGTATTGGCAGTGACAAGAGGCGGTTCCTTTTCAGGATCAGCAGTGGAGATAAAGACATCAACACCGGGGAGGTCAGACCGCCCGGTTGGGTTGGTCGCAGAAGGTTGCTCAAACTTGTCATGTAGGGCAGCTAAGTCCGTGGCACGATTTATGGGGTTCAGCTTGGGAAGTATGTCTAAAATCCATGAAAATGCAAACCAAATCTCACAGACTATGGAGATTCCCCATAGCCACATTGCATCCGGGTTTGGATTCCTCACTCGccatattataaaaaaaaacagtatcaCCAAACGGATAACCACTAGTAACCTGCATAATGTATGTATGTTATTGATTAATGCATACAATGATTGAAtggccttttcttttccttgcccTTGTGCTTTGATGAAAATCCTTCTTTCACTATATGAACTTGAAACTGTGTGACTTTCTTTTCCTGCTTTTATTTCGTGTCCCAATTTACTCCATTCTATCCAATTGGTGAAGAAAATTTCTAACTTGGCTGTTGTGGAAGTAgagccaaaacaaacaaaatggcAAGTTTCGAGCAAAATGTTAGTTCCACATCAGCTAAGTAAACGATTTTCCAACCAGCTTATGGAATGGGTTAACATGGCACGAAACGAAAGCACAAAAAGCCTAATGTAATTGTTAATTAAGAAGCTCACTAGATgtaacttcttcttttttaaatcaataaaattctCTCGTACCGCCGAgattctaacaaaaaaaaaagtcagtaCCTGTAAGGGCTAAGAATAGCAGGAGGAACTTTAACCTTCCTGGTGAGTGGCTTCCATGGCTTGTCAATAAAATCCTGCATGCTCATTTCTATTTCCGGACCATACTTGTTCTCTTGCTGATCTGACCAATATGCGTTTCCAATCCCATACGTTCCTTTCGACTCAAACAACCAGCGGTTGTGATCAAAGTCCCCAGTTTGGCTTCTCAATAGTATTGATTTGTTATTTGATGATTTCATCACCGACATTCTCCTGTCCATCTTTGCGGCCTCACTGTCGCCgctgccaccatcaccaccCCCTCGCCTAGTCTCCGCCCCAAACCTTGATGGTCCATATGGCCCTGGACCATCATGCTTGGGATCCGAGGTTGTTCCTGCACCTGACGACCCACCTGGCTGGTTGTCCGGTGTGGGAGGCATCATCACGGTGTAATTGATGTAGTCATTTTCGCCTGAGAACTCCCCGCTCATGTCCAAATCATCGTCCCGGGACAAGCTCATCACACGTCCGCTGGATGTTCGGCGAGCAAACTTGACACCCTTCGGCGCTTGGCCGGGAGATGACGATGTTGATTTctttgatgaatttgatgagGTTGCCATATCTGTATCTCCCTGATGATGCCTATGTTTTTACTAATGTAATTGTGCTAGAAAGCCCTAATGATCGATTATTCCATGCCTAAATAACTAGAACATGTCATTGCGTGTGTTGCTTGTTACGCACGCAAAGATGAGAATTTGGAATTCCGTGTATAAAAGGAGAGGGAGGAGGTGGAAACATGGAATTCTGGGACTCAGGAGATGGAGCAATTGGGATCGACGTTGAAAGTTCAATCAGTGGTTGAAGGAGAGGCCAAATATGGTAATGGCTGACAAGTTGAATGGTCCGAAATTGCTTCTCTATTTTTAGGTTTGGCTGCAGCGGATCTCGCTCCTTGTTTCAATCTGTCTCATTCATATTTTATCTTCGTAATGGATAGATGGACATTGTTTGAGCTTTGTGAATTGGTGGTTGCAGTTTTGTACGCTACACCAGTAATGGTACTGAATCAATGTCAATCAAGCTTGCATGTTGGGTTTAAATAAGATTTAACTATTCAATTTGGTTTTGCATTTAAATAAGTTGCAGcaatttaattgaattttgttGTCCCAGCTTGTATATAGTCTTATTTCTCGATTTTAATTGAGAGTTTGTAGTTTTAAATCTTTGCAGCAATATCTATGTTATTACTACCCGTTATTGATTGATTTCACACGCTCTATAATCAGTTCAAAGTTGGCGTGAATTGacatttaattttgtatttacaCACACGTGTCCAGGGACGAAACCGGAGATTTGTATGGATAAAGACATCCTCAAACAACAAAGTCGTAAATTAACAGGCTAAAGAATTTACTAAACAAAATACTTATATACTAATCCAAAAGATTTTTCATACAACATATAACAGTATACTCGACGTGtacttttcatattttgaaagcGTTGCATAGCAACTTCATTACCAATACCATCAAATGtctctctctataaaaataatcatgttatcATTCATCTATTGATCACCCATCTAATATCTTGATCAATTCTTCAAAAATTTCACAGTTAAGAATGCTTTTTTAGCGTTAGCAATAGCAACTGAAAAAAGTTAATGCTAATGTCACAAACAAGTAAACGAGTGATGCACCTTTTTAATAGCACAAGCATGTATATtttttacaacaacaaaaattaagtGGGGGCATCCAGCCCCCTAGGCCCAAGGTAGCTCCGTCCTTACTCGTGTCATGTTTGTCAAAACGTCATGTGCTTTGTTTATAAGTACTATTTGCTTGATCTAGTATTCGGGATTTTACATTTTAGAGTCTTGATCTGTGCAATTAAGTTTTATTACCTTTTTTATTGTAACACAATTGTAATCCTATATGTATCTCCTTACGAAGAAGAATACAGAGATCTTGATTCCATGTATCATACACCTTTAGGCCTAAGCTCAATGCCTTCCACAATGAGGCCGCTCTTAGGTATGTCACTACTAGTTTCCCTTAAGACTACATTCTACTGTTGCATTATCTCCTCCTCCATTGAAGAATTCATCCATCTCAATCTCCGTTCACCCGTCTCTTCCACGCCACCGAGCATTTCGAGGCATATCTTCTAGAGGGTCTAGGATCATGGTATGATCCGCTGCAACTTCTCTTTGTTTGTAAACGATATGCAACGTAATCGGCGTTCCATCAAACCCCCATTTGGATTCTTCGGGGAGCTTATAGACAAGGTAAGCTGTATACGTCGTTCGTGGGGACAAATTTTTCGTCTCTATGCATCCCTTGATCTCAAGCCACCATACAAGTTTCAGCTCAGCCACTTGGGAGAACCTGTAATGATCcagaatgtgtgtgtgtatatatacatcaAAACTCAATTTGCATAGTCAAATTAGTATTTACgtaactaatttaattaaagttagaTTAACGTGGTGACAGAAGACTACCTGGAGTGATAATGTAatttattcatcttttttttttttttttttttttttatgtatgtaAAAAATTCCTTTGCGTTGCGGTTAATTAGCATTGTTTTCTTAGTTGTAGTGTAATTCTGATGTAAACTTATATTACTTCCCTATCACGTTTCCTGTTCGTGCGTAGTAATAACTATACATATATGATTACCACCCAATCCTTTTAAACCACTTACTAGAGGATGAGCAATGCGAAGGCTCTCTTCCAGTCGTCATTATTTGGGCCTAAGCTCAATTCCTTCCACCATGATGACGCTCTTGCAGTTGTAATCACTAGTTTCCGTTAGACTGCACATCTGCATCGACCTTGTGGAGGTCTACCTTCTATTACTTGTACAGTGTCTACTGTCTAGGATCACGCTATGCTCAACCTCAATCGCAACCCCGCCTTGTTCATAATTGATGCATAATGTGATCGGTGTTCTTGCAATCGCTCAATTGTATCGTGACGAGAGATGATAGACAATAAGCTGCATAGGTTGGTTTTGGGGATAAATTTTTAGTGTCTACGCATCCCTTGATGTCAAGCCACCATACATGTTTCAGTTCAGCCACTTGGTGAAACCTGTGATTGATTCATGTACGCATCCAAATGTCTAATTGTTCTAGGATCGAATTGTTTGGGCCTGAAATCCTAGATTTGGGCCGAGGGAGTTAACCCAGAAAGAAGCTACAAAGTTTCGACCCAATGGCAAATTACTCGGCTCAATAATAGTGAGATGCCAATGGCTCAATAAAGTTCTAGGAGAAATAAGATTGTTCAAAGATCATGATGAGATTATGGTTCGATCAAATCCTAAAGGAAGTAGGGTTCTAAGGAtcgagagaatttttttttttataagatttGAAGGATTATGTTTGTTTCCCGGATAGGACTTGAATTCATCACAAAATACGACCTTAGAATCCTAGCTTATGCGAGTTTGACAAAGTCTTGTTTGAAGAAGGATTGGTGAAGATAATTGTAAGTATTGGCAGATAATTCCGAGAAACTACAAAACTCTTACGACTCTACAACTTGGCAATCTTGGGCTTCAACAAATTTTGCTTCTATAAATATAAGAGAGTTTGCAACATAGAACAAACTTTTAATCCAACCCATAAATCAACGGTCTACACAAACCCTCTCACATTTTGAGAAAAAATACTAATTACATTGTGAGCACGAATACATTTTGATTAGACATATTTGGGTTGACAGGCGACTATCATCTGGTTAGACGAAGTTTTCTATAAGCAACCAGCAAGGGTGGTTAGACGAAGTTTTCTATAAGCAACCAGCAAGGGAAGGTGACAGTCTAGTTAGACAATGCCTAAGTTGAAGAATTGGTTCGGCATATAAGTATTGACTGCTTAGTTAAACAGCGAGTTTCTCAAGTTTGATTGGTTAACTATCCCAAGCAATTGAAAGCCCTCTTGCCCCTACCATGTAACATTTTTTGGCAGTCTCCTTTTCTAGTGCAAAGCTCTGTGACAGAAAAAAGATCAACTTCAGCTAGGACATTGTGATGTACAATTCATAGTGGCAGTAATGTAAACACAGTAATATTATGCATTCCGAATCTTGTGATCCACAATTGTAGTGTGTTCCTTTTGTACTGAAGTTCTAATCCTCgtttgcaaaagaaaaaaaaaagaatagggAAGAATGCGCATAGGCTGCAGGCGCAGCACAACCCTTGTGCGCATTGAGGCTAGCACGCAGGCAAGTCATCTCTAACCGAAAGATTATAGCCCTACAAAAGATTATTTGCAGAAGAACAATGTCAGATCATACTCATATATTATCTTTAACTAAaagataatttattagtttgaaGTTGCTTTAGCCCcgtcaataatttattagtttgaaGTTGCTTGAACCCcgtcaataatttattagtttgaaGTTGTTTATATTTAGTTAAGCTATCATTGAATGTTTTCAAATATACTcgttgaatttaaattaattattgtagCACAGAAGCTATGCTCTTAAAAAAGGCTAAGAGGGGGCTACATTTGACCAACCTGATGCCCATACTTCATACAATAATAGCTGAACTATAtattggagatgatttttttaaCAATCAGATCATTTTTAACTTTTGGACCTCTCCATGGGAGATGGGACAATTGGGGTATTTTATCAAGCACAACTCACCGATTCCAACCGAGTCGGACTCAACACCCAACGTtgccaaacacaaaaatatccaGTCGAACCGACATTGGGCCTGACCCGGCTCCCCGGTTCGGTCACATTACGAGTCCACTTAGGTTTCCAATTGTTGTGGGAGCTGACTTTGTCCTGCACCGCTAGAACAAGAACAAACCATAAAGCACCGATTCCCACCGAGTCCGACTCACCACCCTCCAAACACATCAAAAACCCTACATGGCCGATTCAGCTTCTAAAACCCTAGAAGACCAACCTCCGAATCAGTCCCCAAACCCCCAAATGGATACCAAAACCGCAGAAGAAGTAGAAAAGTCCAAGCAAGAAGAATTAGAAAAGTCCAAGCAAGATGAAGTGAAATCGGAGAACGCATCAAAATCAGAAGGGGAAGCGGCGGCGGAGgacgaggaagaggaggaggaggcgggAGAGTGTGGGTTCTGCTTGTTCATGAAAGGCGGCGGGTGCAAAGAGAGCTTCACGGCGTGGGAAGAATGCATCGAAGAGGCTGAGaagaacaaggaggatattgcgGAGAAATGCTTCGAGATCACTTCGGTTTTGAAGGAATGTATGATGGCACACTCCGATTACTACGAGCCCATACTCAAGGCCGAGAAGGCGGCCGAGGCAGAGGCTGTTAAGGAATTGGAGAAGGAAAAGGCTGCTGAGAGCTCCGAACAACGAAATGCCGCCGCCTCCTCGGAGAATTCCAAGCAGCATTCCGGTTCTAGCGGCAAGCAAGACACATAGCCCGGTCAGGTGAATTGCTGATTGCTAGCATGGTCAGTgatgatatttttgttttagttgcgGCAATAATTAGTGGCAAACTGGCAATTGAGAGACATTAcaaatcaaatttataaattgtaCTTGATAAAACCAGTAACAATCATATTTTtcgattttgttgtttgttctGTTGAATTTCTTGGTGTTTGTTATGAATGCAATGCTCTGTTTTCGTGCGTATGGATTGTGGAGTATCGTTACTTAGATTCGCTACGCGATGACTTGATATGTTTAGTGATTGGTATATAGAACTATCGTATTTCTGATTATTGCTGATCTTACAGCCTCTAGCTGGAGTTGAGAGTTCATGAACGGCTATTACGCATGTGTAGTagcagggtttagggttttagtcaTTTTGGTGCCATTAGTTTGAGCTACTGTTCTGTGAATACCGACCGCTACAGATATTATTGATCATCAAATGGTTCCCCAAAATGTGGGGTTTTGAGTTATCGAGAATCTAATGAAGAGGATCGTGTCTTTCAAAAGTGTGTCGTAACTGCGCGTATAGGTATGATGGGTGACATTTACACCGTGAAACAGTTTATGCAGGCAGTGGTTCGCATAGATTGCATCTTGATACTGGGAAAAATTGTCTCAAGTATGAATCTGTGTTATTGTCTAATGAGATGGTGAACATTTGGATCGACTGTTTCGATTGGGGATCGACTGTTTCGATGTAAAACATTAGAATGGTGAGACAACATTGAGCATGAAAGAGAAACGTTTATAATGTTAAGTTAAAGATGAAGGGTGAAGGGATTGGTTGTGGTACTGCTACATCTGTTATCGTAGTGTGCctgaacatgaatatgatacgTTGTTTGCTTTTGGTTGAGGATGAATGATGAAAAATTAGATGCGTGATGTCGAGGTTGGTGAGATAATATGGTGCTGGCGCTGCACCAGAACAATTGCTTATAAATTGGTTTGAAGCTGATAGATTGGATATGGTTCATCTTCATCGTTACCAGTCCGACTGCTTGATTCATAGCATGTTCATCTGCTATCTGCGTAGCATTCTCTTCATCTGTACGATCTAGTTTTGGGTACATTTGTCAGATCATTAGAAAGTAGAAGCAATGTGGCATCTGGCCAGGTGCCATCCCAAACGAATCAGAATGGTTAAGTTCTATTAAGGTGGTGGGCATGAATTAAGGGGGAGATAACAGAGGAATCATCCATGACTCTCGGTAGAGTTTGCTCATGTAGAAGCCATCCATCGACGGAACGCTAAAATCTAACaccacttttgaatgaaaaaatttaagattactaaggaattcTAAAATGAcggaattttattttctagaatttgtgaatttgttgtttggttaacctaaaagaaaagaaaatttgttatttttaaactcttacTCATAAAAATTGGGAAATGATACCTATTTACATTGAATTTAAACACTTGGAAATTGAAGGtctcaaattccaagtttttttttctagatGGAAATTCTAAATCTCTATGTATATCaatccaaacaagggaattgatacatatcaatttataaattttgacttgtgtcaaaatttcaagtttaattCCCatgtccaaacatagtgtaaagcaatgtataaataatattaaatttgaatgaaaattttatgttCGTGTAAAAATTGTAAAATCATGATTATCAAGGTTGGGTTATACTATGAGCTAGTTGTAttattcttcacttgtaaataaaaaatcttaaatttgattatcgtcaaaaacgaatttcACCAAAGTATTGCAAGTCCATGACATctgatgttaaaaaaaaaaaaggaagtttgGGTTAGATTCCTATTATTTAAGTGGGGTCGTATGATCGAGACACGTTTCCGCAGCCAAGAATTTTAGAAGGCCGGCCCAAGTTGAGTTTTGTTGGGACTCCTTGAACAATAATccacatattaaaatttaaaagtaaataaTTGCAAAAGAAGGTTCCGCTGCCGCGACTCGAACCCGGGGAGTCGGTGTTGAGTTTTGTTGAGGCTTCGAGCTAATCGCTTACGTCAGCGATAAAAATCTCTCATTAGGAAAGCGGAAGGCCTACGCGGCTGATATCTGTAGCGGTGTAGCCCTAACCCAACCCAGTTTcgttcatctctctctctctctctctctctctctcatatcaCTCCCGCCGTCGCCTCTCTCTTTAGGGTCTTTCATCGGCAGTTGCTTCATTCATATTCTGCTGGTAAGAGTTTGTTTCCAATGGATTTGTGCTGTTTATTTATTCTCTTTCATTGTTTTCGTTGTCATCCGCCTCTAATGGATTCCATTTCTATTGTTATTTGCAAATTTATACACTCCTTTGATTTATCTTGTATTATGAAATCGTGCGTTATTTGCAAATTTAGATATTCCTTTGATTTAccggttggagttggatagaaATTTTCgtgttaatgatttttttatattatttaattggATCATAGTGTGGATTAATTTTCCTGAAATCTTTAGttttatgaactaaatttaaTGCCTCGACTCGTGAGAATAAGAAACAATTTTTAttctgaatttttaaaaattttcagaATTCATAAATGGGTTTGTTTATACTCTGCCTGTATATCTGTTCGtgctaaaaaaatttcaaactttgcCATGACATAATACTAGCAATCTGGTTCTCATaattgttgtttttgtgtttgcgTTCACCAGCAATGGCCGAGGAAGCAATGGCTGAGGACGCAGGTATGTTTATGGTTCATCAGACTGTTGGCAGCGTACTATGTTGCAAATGCGGTATCCCCATGGCACCAAACGCTGCCAATATGTGTGTCAAGTGTCTGCGCTCTGAAGTTGATATTACAGAAGGTCTGCAGAAGCATGTCACCATTGTTCATTGCCCCGAGTGTGAGTGCTACTTGCAGCCTCCAAGAACTTGGATCAAAGCCCAATTGGAGTCGAAGGAGCTGCTGACCTTCTGCGTTAAGAGACTCAAGAACTTGAATAAAGTTCGGTTGGTGCATGCCGAATTTATTTGGACTGAACCTCACTCCAAGAGGATCAAGGTTAAGTTGAAAGTTCAGAAGGAGGTTCTTAATGGAGCAATACTTGAACAATCATATATTGTTGAGTATGTTCAACAAGAGCATATGTGCGAATCCTGTTCAAGGGTTCAGGCAAACCCCGACCAGTGGGTTGCATCTGTGCAACTCCGCCAGCATGTTTCTCACAGGCGCACTTTTTTCTATCTGGAACAGCTGATCCTGAAGCACGGTGCTGCTGCTAGTGCTATAAAGATAAAGCAGATGGAACAAGGTATCGACTTCTTTTTCTCAAACCGAAGTCATGGTGTGAAATTTGTGGAATTTGTGGGCAAAGTTGCTCCAGTAAGGAGTCGCAGTGACAAACAGCTTGTTTCCCATGATTCTAAAAGtaacaattataattataagcATACATTCTCTGTTGAAATAAGCCCCATTTGCCGTGAAGATTTGATTTGTCTGCCTCCCAAGGTCAGGTCTAGTTTGGGAAATCTCGGTCCTCTCGTGATTTGCACCAAAGTGACCAATAGTATTGCTTTGCTTGATCCGTTCACCCTGAGGCATTGTTTCTTGGATACTGATCAGTATTGGAGGTATTCCTTCAAGTCTCTGCATACAAGCAGGGAGCTGGTGGAGTATATAGTGCTTGATATGGAGATTATTGCCCCTGAAGTTAATGTTGGTGGCTCAAGATATGCTCTAGCTGATGCACAAGTTGCTCGCGTGTCTGATTTTGGGAAGAATGACACTATTTTCAACATAAAAACACATCTTGGCCATATTTTAAGCCCCGGTGATTATGCTCTTGGTTATGACATGTACGGGGCTAACAGCAATGATGATGAACTAGAGAAGTACAGGAGTCTGGTCATTCCAGATGCAATCTTAATAAAGAAGAGCTACGAAGAAAAGCGGCAGAAGAAGCGTGGGAAGCCTCGTCCCTGGAAGCTTAAATCCCTTGGTATGGAGATtgatgataaaaataaaacagatcAAGAAAAGGTGGAGTCGGAATATGAACAGTTCTTGAAGGATCTGGAGGAGAACCCTGAGATGAGGTTTAACATGTCACTGTACAAGAATGAAGAATACCAACCGTCAGAGATGGCATCTATGACTGATGGGGAAGATGCACCTTCTGTCCCACTTGAAGAGTTGCTTGATGACCTCAGACTTCGTGACTccgacaatgacgatgttgaaGATGGGGAAGACGA from Pyrus communis chromosome 17, drPyrComm1.1, whole genome shotgun sequence includes the following:
- the LOC137723260 gene encoding cellulose synthase-like protein D1, which gives rise to MATSSNSSKKSTSSSPGQAPKGVKFARRTSSGRVMSLSRDDDLDMSGEFSGENDYINYTVMMPPTPDNQPGGSSGAGTTSDPKHDGPGPYGPSRFGAETRRGGGDGGSGDSEAAKMDRRMSVMKSSNNKSILLRSQTGDFDHNRWLFESKGTYGIGNAYWSDQQENKYGPEIEMSMQDFIDKPWKPLTRKVKVPPAILSPYRLLVVIRLVILFFFIIWRVRNPNPDAMWLWGISIVCEIWFAFSWILDILPKLNPINRATDLAALHDKFEQPSATNPTGRSDLPGVDVFISTADPEKEPPLVTANTLLSIFAAQYPVEKLSAYISDDGGAILTFEAMAEAVNFAEVWVPFCRKHDIEPRNPDSYFSSKVDPTKNKKRPDFVKDRRWIKREYDEFKVRINGLPDVIRKRSEMYNSRENMKERKLTKERSTGGGGAEPVEEEATNVTKATWMADGTHWPGTWLEPCADHKKGDHAGILQVMSKVPDMDPVMGFPDEKKLDFTGVDIRIPMFVYVSREKRPGYDHNKKAGAMNAMVRASAILSNGPFMLNLDCDHYIYNSLAIREGMCFMMDRGGDRICYIQFPQRFEGIDPSDRYANHNTVFFDGNMRALDGLQGPVYVGTGCMFRRFALYGFHPPRANEYLGMFGTIKARAPNYHEMEEQLLSDPDQAGSEKQPLADHPDLGLPKKFGNSQMFTDSIAVTEFQGRPLADHISVKNGRPPGALLEPRQPLDAPTVAEAVAVISCWYEDNTEWGDRIGWIYGSVTEDVVTGYRMHNRGWRSVYCLTKRDAFRGTAPINLTDRLHQVLRWATGSVEIFYSRNNAFLACRRLKFLQRIAYLNVGIYPFTSIFLVVYCFLPALCLFTGQFIVAGLNVAFLSYLLTITVCLCLLSLLEVRWSGIGLEEWWRNEQFWVIGGTSAHLVAVIQGLLKVVAGIEISFTLTTKSTAEDEEDIYADLYVVKWTSLFLMPLTIIIVNIVAVVIGISRTLYAVIPQWNRLLGGLFFSFWVLVHMYPFMKGLMGRRGRIPTIIYVWAGLLAITTSLLWVLINPPNGANFGGGNVQI
- the LOC137723537 gene encoding uncharacterized protein, with amino-acid sequence MADSASKTLEDQPPNQSPNPQMDTKTAEEVEKSKQEELEKSKQDEVKSENASKSEGEAAAEDEEEEEEAGECGFCLFMKGGGCKESFTAWEECIEEAEKNKEDIAEKCFEITSVLKECMMAHSDYYEPILKAEKAAEAEAVKELEKEKAAESSEQRNAAASSENSKQHSGSSGKQDT
- the LOC137722683 gene encoding uncharacterized protein, with the translated sequence MAEEAMAEDAGMFMVHQTVGSVLCCKCGIPMAPNAANMCVKCLRSEVDITEGLQKHVTIVHCPECECYLQPPRTWIKAQLESKELLTFCVKRLKNLNKVRLVHAEFIWTEPHSKRIKVKLKVQKEVLNGAILEQSYIVEYVQQEHMCESCSRVQANPDQWVASVQLRQHVSHRRTFFYLEQLILKHGAAASAIKIKQMEQGIDFFFSNRSHGVKFVEFVGKVAPVRSRSDKQLVSHDSKSNNYNYKHTFSVEISPICREDLICLPPKVRSSLGNLGPLVICTKVTNSIALLDPFTLRHCFLDTDQYWRYSFKSLHTSRELVEYIVLDMEIIAPEVNVGGSRYALADAQVARVSDFGKNDTIFNIKTHLGHILSPGDYALGYDMYGANSNDDELEKYRSLVIPDAILIKKSYEEKRQKKRGKPRPWKLKSLGMEIDDKNKTDQEKVESEYEQFLKDLEENPEMRFNMSLYKNEEYQPSEMASMTDGEDAPSVPLEELLDDLRLRDSDNDDVEDGEDDSSMRE